The genomic DNA TCGGTGTACTTGACCAGCGTGCGGGCGAATTCCTCGCGCAGGCTGTTGTGCACCAGGAAGCGGGTCGGCGAGATGCAGACCTGGCCCGCATTGCGGAACTTGGCAGCACCTGCGGCCTTCACCGCCAGCGCCACGTCGGCGTCCTCGGCCACGATGACCGGTGCGTGGCCGCCCAGCTCCATGGTGACGCGCTTCATGTGCGAGCCGGCCAGTGCGGCCAGCTGCTTGCCGACCGGGGTGGAGCCTGTGAAGGTGACCTTGCGGATGATCGGATGCGAGATCAGGTAGTTCGAGATTTCAGCCGGGTTGCCGAACACCAGGCCCACGGTGCCGGGCGGAATGCCGGCATCGACGAAAGCCTGCAGCAGCGCGGCGGGCGAAGCCGGGGTTTCTTCGGGCGCCTTGACCAGGAACGAGCAGCCGGTGGCCAGCGCGGCGCCGAGCTTGCGCACGATCTGGTTGATGGGGAAGTTCCAGGGCGTGAACGCGGCGACCGGGCCCAGCGGCTCCTTGATCACCAGCTGCTGCGCATTCAGGTTGCGCGAAGGCACGATGCGGCCGTAGACGCGGCGGCCTTCGTCGGCGAACCATTCGATGATGTCGGCGGCGGCCAGCGTCTCGCCCTTGGCCTCGGCCAGCGGCTTGCCCTGCTCCTGCGTCAGCAGCTTGGCGATCTCGGGGGCGCGCTCGCGGATCAGGCCGGCCGCGCGGCGCATGACGGCGGCGCGCTCGTTGGCGGGCGTGTTGCGCCAGGTTTCGAAGCCGCGCTGGGCGGCGGCCAGGGCGCGGTCGAGGTCGGTGATGCTGGCATGCGCCACCTTGCCGATGGCCTTGCCGGTGGCCGGGTTCACGACGTCCAGCGTCTTGCCGCCGGTGGCGTCGACCCATTCGTTGTCGATCAGCAGGCGGGTGTCGGTGTAGGTGGCGGTCATGGCGAACTTTTCCTTCGAGGACTGGATGATGAAAAGGGGAAATCTGGGTGCGCGGCGCGGCACCCGGAAGGTGCGCTTGCGACAGCGGCGGCAAATTGCCGCCGGGTGCATAGATTAACCCGAGTTCGCGAAGCCCGCCGGAGCCGGGAAACCGGCCCCTTTGGCCGTTACAGCCGCTACAGGATCAGCAGCGCGCGAAAGTCGTTCACGTTGGTGTTCGTGGGGCCGGTCACGAACAGGTCGCCGATGGCGTCGAAGTAGCCGTAGGCGTCATTGCGGTCCAGGTGGTCCGACAGCTTCTTTCCGGCGGCCGTGGCGCGCGCCAGCGTGTCGGGCGTGACGAAGGCGCCGGCGTTGTCTTCCACGCCGTCGATGCCGTCGGTGTCCGCGGCCAGCGCCCAGACCTGCGGCTGGCCCATCAGCGCGCAGGCCAGGCCCATGCACAGTTCGCCGGCGCGCCCGCCGCGGCCCTTGGCCTGGCCGGGCTGGCGCGGGCGGATCGTGACGGTGGTCTCGCCGCCCGAGAGAATGACGCAGGGCCGTGCGAACGGCTGGCCGCGGTGCGCCACGGCGCGCGCCAGCGCGGCATGCACCTTGCCGACCTCGCGCGATTCGCCTTCGATCTCGTCGCTGAGGATGTGGGCCTCGATGCCGGCCTCGCGTGCTGCCTTGGCGGCCGCTTCGAGCGACTGCTGCGGCGTGGCGATCAGGTGGACTTCATGGCCTTTGAAGACCGCGTCCTCCGGCTTTGGCGTTTCGAGTTCGCCACTCTCGAGCCGCGCGCGCACCGGCGCCGGCAGCTCGATGCCGTAGCGGTCGAGGATGGCGAGCGCGTCGGCGCAGGTGGTGGCGTCGGGCACCGTGGGGCCGCTCGCGATGACGGCCGGGTCGTCGCCCGGCACGTCGCTGATGGTGAGCGTCACCACGCGCGCCGGCGCACAGGCCGCGGCCAGACGGCCGCCCTTGATGCGCGACAGGTGCTTGCGCACGCAGTTCATCTCGCCGATGCCGGCGCCGCTGTCCAGCAGCTGCTTGTTGATACGCTGCTTGTCGGCCAGCGTCAGGCCTTCGGCCGGCAGCACCAGCAGCGAGGACCCGCCGCCGGAGATCAGGCACAGCACGAGGTCGTCGGCCGTGAGACCCTGCGTGAGCGCGAGGATGCGCTCGGCGGCCTGCTGGCCGGCCGCGTCGGGCACCGGATGCGCGGCTTCGACGAGCTCGATGCGCTGCGGCACGCCCTCGGGGCGCGGCGGGATGTGGTCGTAGCGCGTGACGACGAGGCCCGAGAGCGGCGCGTCGGCCGGCCACAGGGCTTCGAGCGCCTGCACCATCGAGCCGCCGGCCTTGCCGGCGCCCAGCACCAGCGTGCGGCCCTTGGGCGGCCTGGGCAGATGGGCGCCCAATGTGGACAGCGGCAGCGCGCGGTCCACCGCCACGCGGTAGAGATGTTCGAGGAAGGCGCGCGGGGCCTCGCGCGGATCGGGGGTGGGCAGTGAGGACGGGTTCGATGCGGTCATGGCTTGCTTTGTCTCCAACCGGCAATTGTGCGGGGAACGGCGCCCCCCGCTCCTGACTCCGGTCTAGTTCGTTTTCGCGCCGGCCTGGAACCAGCGGCCGACCAGCGCGCGTTCTTCGTCGGTGATGCCGGTCGCGTTGTTCATCGGCATGATCTTCGTCACCACCACCTGCTGGTAGATGGCCTGCGCATGTGCTGCCACCTGCTCGGGCGAATCGACGCGCACGTTCTTCATCTGCACGGCCTCGCCGTGGCACATGAAGCAGCGCTGCTCGAGCACCTTCTGCACGTCCTTGAACGCCACGGCGGGCGCCGCTGCCGAGGCGACGGGCGCGGCCGCCGGCTCGGGCTTCATCCAGACGATGGTGAGCCCCAGCACCACGATGCCGATCAGCGCATAGGGCAGCGGATTGCCCGCGTTGCCAAGCTTGAAGCGGTGCCGCACCACGAAGAACTGCCGGATCGCCGCGCCGCCCAGCATGATCAGCAGCAGCACGATCCAGTTGTACTTGTGGGTGTAGGTGAAGCTGTAGTGGTTGCTGAGCATCGCGAACAGCACCGGCAGCGTGAAGTACGTGTTGTGCACGCTGCGCTGCTTGCCGCGCTGCCCGTGCACCGGATCGACCGGCCGGCCTTCACGCAGGGCCTGCACGTTCTTGCGCTGGCCCGGAATGATCCAGAAGAACACGTTGCCGCTCATCGTGGTGGCCATCATCGCGCCCACCAGCAGGAAGGCCGCGCGGCCCGCGAACCACTGGCAGGCCAGCCAGGTCGCGAACACGATGAAGAGCGCGATCAGCACGCCGACGATGGTGTCGCCGTTCTTGCGGCGGCCGAAGATCTGGCAGATGCCGTCGTAGACCATCCAGAACACGACGAAGAAGGCCAGCGCCACGCCGATGGCGGCGCCGGGCTGCCAGTCCATCTTCGACTTGTCGATCAGGTAGGTGCTCGCGTTCCACAGGTACGACATGGTGAAGAGCGCAAAGCCCGTGAGCCAGGTGCTGTAGCTCTCCCAGTACGACCAGTGCAGGTGGTCCGGCAGCCTCTTGGGCGCCAGCGCGTACTTCTGCATGTTGTAGAAGCCGCCGCCGTGCACGGCCCACTGCTCCCCGCCCACGCCCTTGTCGAGCGACTCGGCGTCCTGCGGCTTCTCGAGGCTGTTGTCCAGCATCACGAAGTAGAAGGAAGCGCCGATCCAGGCGATGGCGGTGATGACGTGGACCCAGCGCAGCAGCAGGTTGGCCCAGTCGAGGTAATAGCTTTCCATGTGGTGCTCTCTCTCAACCCCTTCGGCGCGTGGGAACGCCGCGAAGGGGTTTCTTCAGCCTGCTCACCACTGCGGGCGCTGTAAGCAGAGAAAGTGCCGCGAACGCAGGCTCCATGAAAAAATGGGCCTCGCTCCGCTGCGGCTTGTTGTGGACCGAAAGTGTATACAGTTTTGGCAAGTGACGGGATGCTTTTTTGATGGCGTCGCCGCCGGGAAAACCCTGTTCAGCCCAGCGATTGCAACAACTGTGCCGCCACCGCCACCGCGATCACCTCGGGCTCCTTGCCCGTGATGCCGGGCACGCCGATCGGGCAGGTGATGCGGGCCAGCTCGTCGGGCGTGAAGCCCCGCGCCTCGAGCCGGTGGCTGAAGGTGGCCCACTTGGTCTTGCTGCCGATCAGGCCGATGTAGGGCAGGTCGCCGTGCGCGCGCAGGCGCTTCAGGCAGGCGATGACGATGTCCAGGTCTTCGGCGTGGCTGAAGCTCATGATCAGCACGCGGCTGCCCGGCGCGAGCCCGGCCACGGCGTCCTGCACGGGCTCCGAATGCTCGGTCTCGATCTGCGCCGGCAGCGCCTCGGGAAACACGCCGTCGCGGCTGTCGATCCAGCGCACCGAAAACGGCAGCCCCGCCAGCAGCCGCGCGAGCGCCGCGCCCACGTGGCCGCCGCCGAACAGCGCCACGGGCTGGAGCTGCGCGACCAGCTCACGCTGCAAGGCCGGCGCATCGGCGGCCGTGATGCGGCGGTACGAGAGAAACACCACGCCGCCGCAGCACTGGCCCAGGCTCGGGCCGAGCGGATAGCGTTCGACGCCGTCGATGGCGCGCCGCCCGGCGAGCAGTTCGCGCGCTTCCTGCGTGGCCTGGAACTCGAGCTGGCCGCCGCCGATGGTGCCCGTGAGCCCTTCGGCCCACACCGCCATCCAGGTGCCCGCCTCGCGCGGCGCCGAGCCCTGCGTGGATTCGACGCGCACCAGCACCGCGTCTTCGCGGGCCAGGCGTGCCATCAGCTGATCGACCAGGCCGTTCATTCTCGATACCTTCGGTTGCGGGGGTGCGGGTGACTCACGGTATAAACCAGACGATGAACCGTCAGCTTACGCCGCGCCGTCTCGCCCTCCTGGCCTCTTCCCTTTGTGCCCTCTGGATCGCCGGATGCGGCACCACCGGTTCGGTGCCCGGCCAGCTCAGCAGCGCCACGGCCGACCGCGGCGCCAGCGGCCCCGCGCCGCGCGCGTCCAACGCGGCTACCGCGCGCGACTACCGGCGCGATGCCGCGCGCCATATCTACGAGATCAACCGCTCGCGCATCTATGGCGGCCAGCTGCCGCCGCTGCTCTATGCCGTGGGCACGCTGCAGGTGAATCTCGATGCCGGCGGCCGCGTGGTGTCGATGCACTGGATGCGCGCGCCCAAGCATGCGCCCGAGGTCGTCGCCGAGATCGAACGCATGGTGCTGAAGGCCGCGCCCTTCCCCGCCGCCACCCGTCTCGGGCCGGTCACCTGGACCGACACCTGGCTCTGGGACAAGAGCGGGCGCTTCCAGCTCGATACGCTGACGGAAGGTCAGCAGCAGGGGGACTGAGCGCGAGCCGAGTCCCCGGTTTGGCTCCCTCCCCTTCCGGGGGAGGGTTGGGGTGGGGGCACGCGGCGCATCCATCGGGCACGGGGGCAGCCCCCATCCCGGCCTTCCCCCGGAAGGGGAAGGAGCAATACCTCCCCCTTTGACTCCGTGGACGATCACGACCCGCGGTAGGTCGAGTAGCTCCACGGGCTCACCAGCAGCGGCACGTGGTAGTGCTGGTCGGTGTGCGCCACGCCGAAGTCCAGCGACACCTTGTTCAGGAAGTTGGGCTCGGGCAGCTTCACGCCGCGCGCCTTGAAGTAGCCCGCCACGTCGAACACCAGCCGGTAGGTGCCGGCCTTGAGCGAGTGGCTGTCGTAGAGCGGCGCGTCGCTGCGGCCGTCCGAATTCAGCGTGAAGCGCTTCACCAGCGTGGCGTCGTCGCCCTGGGTGGTGTACAGCGCCACCTCCATGCCGGCCGCGGGGCCGCCGTGCATCGTGTCCAGTACGTGAGTGCTCAAGCCCATGGGGTGCTCC from Variovorax sp. V93 includes the following:
- a CDS encoding NAD-dependent succinate-semialdehyde dehydrogenase: MTATYTDTRLLIDNEWVDATGGKTLDVVNPATGKAIGKVAHASITDLDRALAAAQRGFETWRNTPANERAAVMRRAAGLIRERAPEIAKLLTQEQGKPLAEAKGETLAAADIIEWFADEGRRVYGRIVPSRNLNAQQLVIKEPLGPVAAFTPWNFPINQIVRKLGAALATGCSFLVKAPEETPASPAALLQAFVDAGIPPGTVGLVFGNPAEISNYLISHPIIRKVTFTGSTPVGKQLAALAGSHMKRVTMELGGHAPVIVAEDADVALAVKAAGAAKFRNAGQVCISPTRFLVHNSLREEFARTLVKYTEGLKLGDGLAEGTTLGPLANARRLTAMAHVLEDARKKGATVAAGGERVGDTGNFFAPTVLTDVPLDADVFNNEPFGPIAAIRGFDTLEEAIAEANRLPFGLAGYAFTKSIKNAHLLSQKLELGMLWINQPAAPSPEMPFGGVKDSGYGSEGGPEALEAYLNTKAVSIMSV
- a CDS encoding glycerate kinase — encoded protein: MTASNPSSLPTPDPREAPRAFLEHLYRVAVDRALPLSTLGAHLPRPPKGRTLVLGAGKAGGSMVQALEALWPADAPLSGLVVTRYDHIPPRPEGVPQRIELVEAAHPVPDAAGQQAAERILALTQGLTADDLVLCLISGGGSSLLVLPAEGLTLADKQRINKQLLDSGAGIGEMNCVRKHLSRIKGGRLAAACAPARVVTLTISDVPGDDPAVIASGPTVPDATTCADALAILDRYGIELPAPVRARLESGELETPKPEDAVFKGHEVHLIATPQQSLEAAAKAAREAGIEAHILSDEIEGESREVGKVHAALARAVAHRGQPFARPCVILSGGETTVTIRPRQPGQAKGRGGRAGELCMGLACALMGQPQVWALAADTDGIDGVEDNAGAFVTPDTLARATAAGKKLSDHLDRNDAYGYFDAIGDLFVTGPTNTNVNDFRALLIL
- a CDS encoding urate hydroxylase PuuD; translated protein: MESYYLDWANLLLRWVHVITAIAWIGASFYFVMLDNSLEKPQDAESLDKGVGGEQWAVHGGGFYNMQKYALAPKRLPDHLHWSYWESYSTWLTGFALFTMSYLWNASTYLIDKSKMDWQPGAAIGVALAFFVVFWMVYDGICQIFGRRKNGDTIVGVLIALFIVFATWLACQWFAGRAAFLLVGAMMATTMSGNVFFWIIPGQRKNVQALREGRPVDPVHGQRGKQRSVHNTYFTLPVLFAMLSNHYSFTYTHKYNWIVLLLIMLGGAAIRQFFVVRHRFKLGNAGNPLPYALIGIVVLGLTIVWMKPEPAAAPVASAAAPAVAFKDVQKVLEQRCFMCHGEAVQMKNVRVDSPEQVAAHAQAIYQQVVVTKIMPMNNATGITDEERALVGRWFQAGAKTN
- the xdhC gene encoding xanthine dehydrogenase accessory protein XdhC, which produces MNGLVDQLMARLAREDAVLVRVESTQGSAPREAGTWMAVWAEGLTGTIGGGQLEFQATQEARELLAGRRAIDGVERYPLGPSLGQCCGGVVFLSYRRITAADAPALQRELVAQLQPVALFGGGHVGAALARLLAGLPFSVRWIDSRDGVFPEALPAQIETEHSEPVQDAVAGLAPGSRVLIMSFSHAEDLDIVIACLKRLRAHGDLPYIGLIGSKTKWATFSHRLEARGFTPDELARITCPIGVPGITGKEPEVIAVAVAAQLLQSLG
- the uraH gene encoding hydroxyisourate hydrolase, translating into MGLSTHVLDTMHGGPAAGMEVALYTTQGDDATLVKRFTLNSDGRSDAPLYDSHSLKAGTYRLVFDVAGYFKARGVKLPEPNFLNKVSLDFGVAHTDQHYHVPLLVSPWSYSTYRGS